The genomic interval GCTTTGTTTCGTGGGAGCGACCTTTGTTGCTATTATATTTTTCCCTTCTTATCTGCCGGCTACATCCATCGACGGTATCGGACTGACCCAATTTAAGAAAGTGGGGGAATATACAATCATTCTTATTCTAAGTTTTGCGACGATCGCATATTGGAAACGGTGGTTACAAACCGGAGAGTCGGTTATACTATATTATTTGGCCGCTTTTATACTTTGCATATTCGGAGAATCGGTTTTATCCGTTTATCATAGTGTTTTTGACGAATATAATGTACTGGGACATATTTATAAGGTACTTTCATTTTGTATAATATACAAAGGTACATTCGTGACGTCCATCAACCGTCCGTACGATCAGATAATCGAAACGAATTTGAAACTTCAAGAAAAGATGCTCGAGCAGGAACGAGCTGAGGAGAAAATCCTGCAATCGTTGCGAGAAAAGGAGACACTGATTCGAGAATTGTATCATAGAACCAAGAATACCTTACAGATCGTTCGGAGCATGATCGTGCTTCAGGCTGCAGATTTCCCGACGAACGAAGAACTTCAGGTGGTTGTAAAGAAAACCGAGGATAGAATTCAGGCGATTTCTCTGGTACATCAAATGTTGTATGCAACGCAGGACTTATCCCGAATATCCGTTAAGCAATATATAAATCAGCTTTTCTCGCTTATCCTGGACAGCTTCGCCGTTCCGAAAGGAAAAGTGACATTGAATGAGGACGTTGAAGATCGGTTCTTTTTGATCGATACGATCATTCCGATAGGGCTAATATTAAACGAACTGATAACCAATTCCTTAAAATATGCGTTTCCGCGAGAAAGGAACGGAATCATTAATATTTCTCTCTCGCAAGGAGGCCCGCAGCAGAATTTCTCACTTCATTATTCGGATAATGGAATAGGTTTTCCTGAGGATTTCGATTTTCGTAATCAATATACGCTAGGTCTAAAACTCGTTTATGGAATCGGAGAATTGCAGATGCAAGGTCGAGTCGTCATAAACAATGATAAAGGATTTAATTTTCTATTGGAATTCCCGGATAACCTTTATAGGGCGAGAGTATAGGATGAGGAATGAGATGCATATTCTTCTAGTCGAGGA from Leptospira fainei serovar Hurstbridge str. BUT 6 carries:
- a CDS encoding MASE3 domain-containing protein; this translates as MNKNLLSDRWKNPYLLLLGIIILSAIPFPIVDHLHKSLSSEIDRSSYLLFHNITEFFSIVVSLSIFGVCWFTYERSKDNHSLFLGTSFLAIGLLDFMHTLAYSGMSDLVTPNSANKSTQFWLVARFFNASIFLASAFIYSKNRHSWLTKANLLLAVLCFVGATFVAIIFFPSYLPATSIDGIGLTQFKKVGEYTIILILSFATIAYWKRWLQTGESVILYYLAAFILCIFGESVLSVYHSVFDEYNVLGHIYKVLSFCIIYKGTFVTSINRPYDQIIETNLKLQEKMLEQERAEEKILQSLREKETLIRELYHRTKNTLQIVRSMIVLQAADFPTNEELQVVVKKTEDRIQAISLVHQMLYATQDLSRISVKQYINQLFSLILDSFAVPKGKVTLNEDVEDRFFLIDTIIPIGLILNELITNSLKYAFPRERNGIINISLSQGGPQQNFSLHYSDNGIGFPEDFDFRNQYTLGLKLVYGIGELQMQGRVVINNDKGFNFLLEFPDNLYRARV